In Strix aluco isolate bStrAlu1 chromosome 22, bStrAlu1.hap1, whole genome shotgun sequence, a genomic segment contains:
- the RNF223 gene encoding RING finger protein 223 — translation MSCFTQLWHSNTPDSPTSPVPASPSEIPIPISPIVVTSPGDGKRKARSPTDKPGSPNPTSPKPTSPVECSICFNTYDNTFKTPKLLQCSHVFCLECVARLSTGLPPNQAEDQLPCPFCRQLTSIPLEGAPALETSKELLATLPPELQQEKVLWMEGTKLCCRQASDDPENPDSCISIDVAMSKPESPEAPPTGLAGRLSRCDMCDDWKRIVLLSALIIILFCIILWPVQCALKTGNLRCFTRTVAMSRPEYLPPKHTTVAAPVTQLPFQ, via the coding sequence ATGTCGTGCTTCACGCAGCTGTGGCACTCCAACACGCCAGACTCTCCCACCAGCCCAGTCCCTGCGTCTCCAAGTGAAATCCCCATCCCCATCAGCCCCATTGTTGTCACCTCCCCAGGAGATGGCAAGAGGAAGGCAAGATCCCCAACCGACAAGCCAGGCTCTCCGAACCCAACGTCTCCGAAGCCAACCTCCCCCGTTGAGTGTTCCATTTGCTTCAACACCTATGACAACACCTTCAAGACACCCAAGCTGCTCCAGTGCTCCCACGTTTTCTGCCTGGAGTGTGTGGCCCGCCTGAGCACAGGGCTGCCCCCAAACCAAGCAGAGGACCAGCTCCCCTGCCCCTTCTGCAGGCAGCTGACCAGCATCCCTCTGGAAGGTGCCCCAGCACTCGAGACCAGCAAGGAGCTCCTTGCCACGCTGCCTCCTGAACTCCAGCAGGAGAAGGTGCTCTGGATGGAAGGGACCAAGCTCTGCTGCCGTCAGGCATCTGACGACCCGGAGAATCCAGACTCGTGTATCTCCATTGACGTGGCCATGAGCAAGCCAGAAAGTCCAGAGGCCCCCCCGACGGGGTTAGCTGGGAGGCTGTCCCGCTGCGACATGTGTGATGACTGGAAACGCATAGTCCTCCTCTCTGCGCTGATCATCATCCTGTTCTGCATCATCCTGTGGCCAGTCCAGTGTGCCCTGAAGACGGGGAACCTCCGCTGCTTCACCAGGACTGTTGCAATGAGCAGGCCAGAGTACCTTCCCCCTAAACACACCACAGTGGCAGCCCCTGTGACACAACTCCCTTTCCAGTAG
- the LOC141933458 gene encoding tyrosine-protein phosphatase non-receptor type 11-like isoform X2: MTSRRWFHPNISGIEAEKLLLTRGVHGSFLARPSKSNPGDFTLSVRRNDEVTHIKIQNTGDYYDLYGGEKFATLAELVQYYTEQQGLLREKNSNVIELKYPLNCQDPTSERWYHGHLTGKEAEKLLTEKGKPGSFLVRESQSKPGDFVLSVLTNEDKMETGDRKPHVTHVMIHYQPFNATRINAANIENRVKELNKMADHSEKAKQGFWEEFEMLQQQECKLLYPRKEGQRPENKAKNRYKNILPFDTTRVALRDVDESVPGSDYINANYIKSIPEDGRNSEHCKIYIATQGCLQTTVNDFWAMVYQENSHVIVMTTKEVERGRNKCFRYWPDKSCTKEYGCICVRNVSEREAQGYYLRELEILRTDRDERPRLVKHYQYFSWPDHGVPNEPGGVLSFLDQVNRAQRSIPDTGPIIVHCSAGIGRTGTIIVIDILVDIIHRQGLDCDIDIPKTIQMVRRQRSGMVQTEAQYKFVYMAVQQYIEAEQKRLEEEQRNKRKERDYLNIGYSPMEKGRAKGQPPSPRTQSVADDESASVYENLNIKSPKVSGMSNTGR, from the exons GTGGTTTCATCCCAACATCAGCGGAATTGAGGCGGAGAAGCTGCTCCTGACCAGGGGTGTCCATGGCAGCTTTCTGGCTCGACCCAGTAAAAGCAACCCAGGAGATTTCACTCTCTCTGTCAG AAGAAACGACGAGGTGACACACATTAAGATCCAGAACACAGGGGATTACTATGACCTCTATGGAGGGGAGAAGTTTGCCACCCTTGCAGAGCTGGTGCAGTACTACACggagcagcaggggctgctgcggGAGAAGAACAGCAATGTCATCGAGCTGAAGTACCCCCTCAACTGCCAGGACCCCACCTCAGAGAG GTGGTACCATGGGCACCTCACTGGCAAGGAGGCAGAGAAGCTTCTGACAGAGAAGGGGAAACCGGGCAGCTTCCTGGTGCGAGAGAGCCAGAGCAAACCAGGAGATTTTGTATTGTCGGTGCTGACAAATGAGGATAAGATGGAGACTGGGGACCGGAAACCGCACGTGACCCACGTGATGATCCACTACCAG CCGTTCAATGCCACGCGCATCAATGCAGCTAACATTGAAAACAGAGTGAAGGAGCTGAACAAAATGGCAGATCACAGTGAGAAGGCCAAGCAAGGGTTCTGGGAAGAGTTTGAG atgctgcagcagcaagagTGCAAGCTCCTCTACCCCAGGAAGGAGGGACAGCGACCTGAGAACAAGGCTAAGAATCGCTACAAGAACATCCTTCCCT TTGATACCACACGCGTGGCACTCCGAGACGTAGATGAGAGCGTGCCTGGGTCAGACTACATCAATGCCAACTATATCAAG AGCATCCCTGAAGATGGAAGGAACTCGGAGCACTGCAAGATCTATATAGCCACCCAGGGCTGCCTGCAGACAACAGTGAATGACTTCTGGGCCATGGTGTATCAGGAGAACAGTCACGTTATTGTCATGACAACCAAGGAGGTGGAGCGGGGCAGG AACAAATGCTTCCGTTACTGGCCAGACAAGAGCTGCACCAAGGAATACGGGTGCATCTGCGTGCGAAACGTGAGCGAGCGTGAGGCCCAGGGCTACTACCTTCGGGAGCTGGAGATCTTGCGGACTGACAGG GATGAGCGCCCGAGACTGGTGAAGCACTATCAGTATTTTAGCTGGCCAGACCACGGGGTGCCCAATGAGCCAGGAGGGGTTCTGAGCTTTCTGGACCAAGTGAATCGAGCACAGCGAAGCATTCCAGACACGGGGCCGATCATAGTGCACTGCAG tgctGGAATAGGACGCACAGGCACCATCATAGTGATAGATATTCTGGTGGATATTATTCACAGGCAAG GTTTGGACTGCGATATTGATATCCCCAAAACTATCCAGATGGTCCGCAGGCAGCGCTCGGGCATGGTGCAGACAGAGGCACAGTACAAGTTTGTTTACATGGCTGTTCAGCAGTACATTGAGGCTGAGCAGAAGAGGTTGGAAGAAGAACAG agGAATAAAAGGAAAGAGCGAGACTACTTGAATATCGGCTACTCTCCTATGGAAAAAGGCAGAGCCAAAGGGCAGCCCCCGTCACCACGGACCCAGTCTGT GGCTGATGATGAGTCGGCTTCCGTCTACGAGAACCTGAACATCAAAAGCCCAAAGGTTTCAGGGATGAGTAATACAGGGCGATAA
- the LOC141933458 gene encoding tyrosine-protein phosphatase non-receptor type 11-like isoform X1, which yields MTSRRWFHPNISGIEAEKLLLTRGVHGSFLARPSKSNPGDFTLSVRRNDEVTHIKIQNTGDYYDLYGGEKFATLAELVQYYTEQQGLLREKNSNVIELKYPLNCQDPTSERWYHGHLTGKEAEKLLTEKGKPGSFLVRESQSKPGDFVLSVLTNEDKMETGDRKPHVTHVMIHYQPDGKYDVGGGERFDTLTDLVEHYKKNPMVEKSGAVVHLKQPFNATRINAANIENRVKELNKMADHSEKAKQGFWEEFEMLQQQECKLLYPRKEGQRPENKAKNRYKNILPFDTTRVALRDVDESVPGSDYINANYIKSIPEDGRNSEHCKIYIATQGCLQTTVNDFWAMVYQENSHVIVMTTKEVERGRNKCFRYWPDKSCTKEYGCICVRNVSEREAQGYYLRELEILRTDRDERPRLVKHYQYFSWPDHGVPNEPGGVLSFLDQVNRAQRSIPDTGPIIVHCSAGIGRTGTIIVIDILVDIIHRQGLDCDIDIPKTIQMVRRQRSGMVQTEAQYKFVYMAVQQYIEAEQKRLEEEQRNKRKERDYLNIGYSPMEKGRAKGQPPSPRTQSVADDESASVYENLNIKSPKVSGMSNTGR from the exons GTGGTTTCATCCCAACATCAGCGGAATTGAGGCGGAGAAGCTGCTCCTGACCAGGGGTGTCCATGGCAGCTTTCTGGCTCGACCCAGTAAAAGCAACCCAGGAGATTTCACTCTCTCTGTCAG AAGAAACGACGAGGTGACACACATTAAGATCCAGAACACAGGGGATTACTATGACCTCTATGGAGGGGAGAAGTTTGCCACCCTTGCAGAGCTGGTGCAGTACTACACggagcagcaggggctgctgcggGAGAAGAACAGCAATGTCATCGAGCTGAAGTACCCCCTCAACTGCCAGGACCCCACCTCAGAGAG GTGGTACCATGGGCACCTCACTGGCAAGGAGGCAGAGAAGCTTCTGACAGAGAAGGGGAAACCGGGCAGCTTCCTGGTGCGAGAGAGCCAGAGCAAACCAGGAGATTTTGTATTGTCGGTGCTGACAAATGAGGATAAGATGGAGACTGGGGACCGGAAACCGCACGTGACCCACGTGATGATCCACTACCAG CCAGACGGGAAGTATGAtgtggggggaggagagaggttTGACACGCTCACAGACCTGGTGGAGCACTATAAGAAAAACCCCATGGTGGAGAAATCTGGAGCTGTGGTTCATCTGAAGCAG CCGTTCAATGCCACGCGCATCAATGCAGCTAACATTGAAAACAGAGTGAAGGAGCTGAACAAAATGGCAGATCACAGTGAGAAGGCCAAGCAAGGGTTCTGGGAAGAGTTTGAG atgctgcagcagcaagagTGCAAGCTCCTCTACCCCAGGAAGGAGGGACAGCGACCTGAGAACAAGGCTAAGAATCGCTACAAGAACATCCTTCCCT TTGATACCACACGCGTGGCACTCCGAGACGTAGATGAGAGCGTGCCTGGGTCAGACTACATCAATGCCAACTATATCAAG AGCATCCCTGAAGATGGAAGGAACTCGGAGCACTGCAAGATCTATATAGCCACCCAGGGCTGCCTGCAGACAACAGTGAATGACTTCTGGGCCATGGTGTATCAGGAGAACAGTCACGTTATTGTCATGACAACCAAGGAGGTGGAGCGGGGCAGG AACAAATGCTTCCGTTACTGGCCAGACAAGAGCTGCACCAAGGAATACGGGTGCATCTGCGTGCGAAACGTGAGCGAGCGTGAGGCCCAGGGCTACTACCTTCGGGAGCTGGAGATCTTGCGGACTGACAGG GATGAGCGCCCGAGACTGGTGAAGCACTATCAGTATTTTAGCTGGCCAGACCACGGGGTGCCCAATGAGCCAGGAGGGGTTCTGAGCTTTCTGGACCAAGTGAATCGAGCACAGCGAAGCATTCCAGACACGGGGCCGATCATAGTGCACTGCAG tgctGGAATAGGACGCACAGGCACCATCATAGTGATAGATATTCTGGTGGATATTATTCACAGGCAAG GTTTGGACTGCGATATTGATATCCCCAAAACTATCCAGATGGTCCGCAGGCAGCGCTCGGGCATGGTGCAGACAGAGGCACAGTACAAGTTTGTTTACATGGCTGTTCAGCAGTACATTGAGGCTGAGCAGAAGAGGTTGGAAGAAGAACAG agGAATAAAAGGAAAGAGCGAGACTACTTGAATATCGGCTACTCTCCTATGGAAAAAGGCAGAGCCAAAGGGCAGCCCCCGTCACCACGGACCCAGTCTGT GGCTGATGATGAGTCGGCTTCCGTCTACGAGAACCTGAACATCAAAAGCCCAAAGGTTTCAGGGATGAGTAATACAGGGCGATAA